One Felis catus isolate Fca126 chromosome D1, F.catus_Fca126_mat1.0, whole genome shotgun sequence DNA segment encodes these proteins:
- the CWC15 gene encoding spliceosome-associated protein CWC15 homolog: MTTAARPTFEPARGGRGKGEGDLSQLSKQYSSRDLPSHTKIKYRQTTQDAPEEVRNRDFRRELEERERAAAREKNRDRPTREHTTSSSVSKKPRLDQIPAANLDADDPLTDEEDEDEDFEEESDDDDTAALLAELEKIKKERAEEQARKEQEQKAEEERIRMENILSGNPLLNLTGPSQPQANFKVKRRWDDDVVFKNCAKGVDDQKKDKRFVNDTLRSEFHKKFMEKYIK; the protein is encoded by the exons ATGACAACAGCAGCTAGGCCAACTTTTGAACCTGCCAgaggggggagaggaaaaggagaaggtgaTTTGAGCCAACTCTCAAAGCAGTATTCAAGTAGAGACCTACCTTCTCatacaaagataaaatatag ACAAACCACTCAGGATGCCCCTGAAGAGGTTCGCAACCGTGACTTCAGGAGagagctggaggagagagagcgagctgccgccagagaaaaaaatagagatcgTCCAACACGAG AACATACAACCTCCTCATCAGTGTCAAAGAAACCTCGGTTAGACCAGATTCCTGCTGCCAACCTTGATGCGGATGATCCTCTAACAgat GAGGAAGATGAAGATGAAGATTTTGAAGAGGagagtgatgatgatgatactgCAGCTCTTCTTGCAGagctagaaaaaattaaaaaagaaagagctgaaGAGCAGGCCAGGAAG GAACAAGAACAAAAAGCTGAAGAAGAAAGAATACGTATGGAAAACATATTGAGTGGAAACCCTCTCCTTAATCTCACTGGCCCATCCCAGCCTCAGGCCAACTTCAAAGTTAAAAGAAG gTGGGATGATGATGTTGTTTTCAAGAACTGTGCAAAAGGTGTAGATGatcagaagaaagacaaaagatttGTAAATGATACACTGCGATCTGAATTTCACAAAAAGTTCATggagaaatatattaaatag